Proteins from a single region of Candidatus Omnitrophota bacterium:
- a CDS encoding sugar transferase, with translation MFFSFPLWVIIMLAIMLEDGLPVFYIQERVGRFGKIFMGIKFRSMVKNAEKASGPVQAVENDPRVTKVGRILRKTAMDELPQLINIAKGQMSFVGPRALRPIECGVDGSLISDNSDKEFNTRHQVMPGLTGAAQVLAPRSVSRKDKLRYDLWYIENQSFLLDVNLIIYSFWISFKSKWDSSRSPLPRQANIFGKSQFLTPGP, from the coding sequence ATGTTTTTTAGCTTTCCTTTATGGGTAATCATTATGCTTGCTATAATGCTTGAGGACGGCTTGCCGGTATTTTATATACAGGAGAGGGTAGGTAGGTTTGGCAAGATATTTATGGGTATAAAGTTCAGGTCTATGGTCAAGAATGCAGAAAAAGCTTCAGGCCCTGTTCAGGCGGTTGAAAACGACCCCAGGGTAACAAAGGTAGGCAGGATACTCCGGAAGACAGCGATGGATGAATTGCCTCAATTGATCAATATAGCTAAAGGGCAAATGTCTTTCGTCGGGCCGAGGGCTTTAAGGCCGATAGAGTGCGGTGTTGACGGTTCTTTGATTTCAGACAATAGTGATAAAGAATTTAATACCAGGCATCAGGTTATGCCAGGGCTTACCGGGGCGGCTCAGGTATTAGCTCCCAGGTCCGTATCAAGAAAGGATAAATTAAGGTACGATCTTTGGTATATTGAAAATCAGTCATTTTTACTGGATGTCAACCTTATAATATATTCTTTTTGGATAAGTTTTAAAAGTAAATGGGACAGCTCAAGGAGCCCATTGCCAAGGCAAGCCAATATCTTCGGTAAATCACAATTCCTGACACCTGGCCCCTAA
- a CDS encoding diguanylate cyclase produces the protein MPAIKLTLQNRIITLMVISSVIFISAFTVIQLNSKLDDLTRYNSFHANLSIRIVKNNLDSIIAQHDPQDLQSELSFSLIKLKETGLFSDAIIFDKNGVVVGTTNDAGGPSVRYKDIVKWGEFGKSFSENKWFITEIDKFTRTLEAYLLIKNQTQQYLCKLSFSLGDIQEAFTAIFRSVIFSAIIIILANIILGYIISKIVIGPVKMLDQVTKIIAEGDLSVRVNIRTNDELEDLGETFNYMAQKLVKMKEIAENANPLTKLPGNIVIQDKAEDYINTNRKFALIYSDLDNFKAYNDKYGIAQGDKAIKLTSDIFKEAVQKLGNADDFVGHEGGDDFIILTTPDKANIIAEYIIKEFDARIKSLFNAEDLAKGHIVSHARDGSIKEFPIMTISLAGVTNQHRQINSYAEATNIAAEVKKKAKSIDTSVFIMDKRTS, from the coding sequence ATGCCTGCTATCAAATTAACGCTTCAGAACCGCATAATCACGCTGATGGTCATATCATCAGTGATATTCATCAGTGCTTTTACTGTCATACAACTGAACAGCAAGCTCGATGATCTGACGCGCTACAATTCTTTCCATGCCAACCTTTCGATCAGGATCGTCAAAAACAACCTGGACTCAATAATAGCTCAGCACGATCCTCAGGACCTGCAATCAGAGTTATCTTTCAGCTTGATAAAATTAAAAGAAACCGGGCTTTTTAGCGATGCAATCATCTTTGATAAAAACGGCGTAGTCGTAGGCACAACCAATGATGCAGGCGGTCCATCGGTCCGTTATAAAGATATAGTAAAATGGGGAGAGTTTGGAAAGTCTTTCTCGGAAAATAAATGGTTTATTACTGAGATTGATAAATTTACCAGGACATTAGAGGCCTATCTGTTGATAAAAAACCAGACCCAGCAATATTTGTGCAAATTATCATTCAGCCTGGGAGATATCCAGGAGGCTTTTACAGCTATATTCAGGAGTGTAATATTTTCTGCAATCATAATTATACTGGCAAATATTATTTTAGGATATATTATTTCTAAAATAGTGATTGGCCCGGTGAAAATGCTTGACCAGGTGACAAAAATAATAGCTGAAGGCGACCTATCGGTGCGCGTGAACATACGCACTAACGACGAACTCGAAGACCTTGGGGAAACATTTAATTATATGGCGCAAAAACTGGTTAAAATGAAGGAGATAGCTGAAAACGCAAATCCTCTCACCAAGCTGCCCGGCAACATCGTGATCCAGGATAAAGCAGAAGATTATATAAACACAAATAGAAAATTTGCTTTAATCTACAGTGATCTGGATAATTTTAAGGCATATAACGACAAATATGGCATTGCCCAGGGAGATAAAGCAATTAAATTGACTTCGGATATATTTAAGGAGGCTGTACAAAAACTCGGTAACGCTGATGATTTTGTAGGCCACGAAGGCGGGGATGACTTTATAATCCTTACTACGCCGGATAAGGCAAATATTATTGCGGAATATATAATAAAAGAATTTGATGCCCGCATCAAGAGTTTATTTAATGCCGAAGACCTGGCCAAGGGCCATATCGTATCTCACGCCAGAGACGGCTCCATTAAAGAATTTCCTATCATGACAATATCCCTGGCAGGGGTAACCAACCAGCACAGGCAAATAAACAGCTATGCCGAAGCAACAAATATCGCCGCAGAAGTAAAAAAGAAAGCCAAAAGCATAGATACAAGTGTATTTATTATGGACAAAAGAACCAGCTAA
- a CDS encoding tetratricopeptide repeat protein — protein MKNGILRFLKKTYKVLVIVVAAVIFFLGYNVYLVDRSLENLKTSLDKISKLDNLEDAKGLASALDYSLLNEISSPDLEAANFSRIEMAKDMLSKTQDQGQVEDVKFALSEAIKEKEEARSPVLRAIDKINQVFARKTNEISESQLRGRIGALENKVLRVSDREQAQQLFYEIGNLYVQISDFDKAKEAFKKSIQRSPDSQLAAKAQFNLAWAEKRGGNLDSAIEEFKKLSDSSSAGQLADSSLYQIADTYRKKGEFDKAIDYYKEAAKESTNQDLAQLAQLNVGYTYLYDVKDYDKARDYLEDTKSVIGDDGVARHIEKKVIPGISSQYVRDGFRLLNEGRALSDKQRFVLAINKFDQAIAADAQGGAPYSGKALAYLWLDDPDRALDAARKAVKFSPNDELARVNLGYIYIELEIVGEAIIEFKKLISINPFSHLAYYNLGYAYILENRLDEAIEAFMQSVNIDPHFSMGYNNIGWCNWQLGRYAAATEAFEKAIKIDPDFLDARFNLAMVYRNLGRFEEARDMLDKILKKDPQYPEAEVYLDDTERFLKKKQ, from the coding sequence ATGAAGAACGGGATATTAAGATTTCTTAAAAAGACTTATAAGGTGCTAGTCATCGTGGTGGCGGCGGTTATTTTTTTCCTGGGCTATAACGTTTATTTGGTTGACCGCTCCCTGGAGAACTTAAAGACTTCTCTGGATAAAATCAGTAAATTAGATAATTTAGAAGATGCTAAAGGTCTGGCAAGCGCACTGGATTATTCATTGTTAAACGAAATATCCTCACCTGATTTAGAGGCGGCTAATTTTTCAAGGATAGAGATGGCTAAGGATATGCTTTCAAAAACACAAGATCAGGGGCAGGTTGAAGATGTTAAGTTTGCGTTATCTGAGGCGATCAAAGAAAAAGAAGAAGCCAGAAGCCCGGTTTTAAGAGCCATTGATAAAATAAACCAGGTATTCGCAAGAAAAACAAATGAGATATCTGAATCTCAGTTAAGGGGCAGGATAGGGGCTTTAGAAAATAAAGTCTTAAGAGTGAGCGACAGAGAACAGGCTCAGCAGTTATTTTATGAAATAGGCAACCTTTATGTTCAGATATCAGATTTTGACAAAGCAAAAGAAGCTTTTAAAAAATCTATTCAGCGGTCTCCGGATTCGCAGTTAGCTGCTAAGGCTCAGTTTAATCTTGCCTGGGCTGAGAAAAGAGGGGGGAATCTTGATTCGGCAATCGAAGAGTTTAAGAAATTAAGCGATAGCTCTTCGGCCGGACAGCTTGCAGATTCAAGCCTGTATCAGATTGCAGACACTTATAGAAAGAAAGGTGAGTTTGATAAGGCGATAGATTATTATAAGGAGGCGGCCAAAGAAAGCACTAATCAGGATCTGGCTCAGTTAGCGCAGCTAAATGTCGGCTATACCTATCTCTATGATGTAAAGGATTATGATAAAGCAAGAGATTATCTTGAGGACACCAAAAGCGTTATTGGGGATGATGGTGTAGCCAGGCACATTGAGAAAAAAGTTATCCCTGGTATTTCTTCCCAATATGTTAGGGATGGTTTCAGGCTGCTGAATGAAGGAAGGGCCCTTTCTGACAAGCAAAGATTCGTACTGGCAATAAATAAGTTTGACCAGGCAATCGCTGCCGATGCACAAGGGGGAGCTCCTTATTCAGGCAAGGCTTTGGCTTATCTATGGCTTGATGACCCCGATAGAGCGCTTGATGCTGCAAGAAAAGCAGTGAAGTTTTCTCCAAATGATGAGCTGGCAAGGGTAAATCTCGGGTATATTTATATTGAGCTGGAGATAGTAGGTGAGGCCATTATTGAGTTTAAAAAATTGATTTCCATAAACCCTTTCAGCCATCTAGCATATTATAATCTTGGTTATGCCTATATACTTGAAAACAGGCTTGATGAGGCGATAGAAGCATTTATGCAATCTGTAAATATAGATCCCCATTTTTCAATGGGGTATAATAATATAGGGTGGTGTAATTGGCAATTGGGCAGGTATGCTGCGGCTACGGAAGCGTTCGAAAAAGCGATAAAAATAGACCCGGATTTTCTCGATGCCCGCTTTAATTTAGCTATGGTCTACCGTAACCTCGGCAGGTTTGAGGAAGCCAGGGATATGCTTGATAAGATATTAAAAAAAGACCCTCAATATCCTGAGGCAGAAGTTTATCTTGATGATACGGAAAGATTTCTTAAGAAGAAACAATGA
- a CDS encoding DUF1573 domain-containing protein yields MKNIKLNHLCISFLLVFVLFFSNGLLYAKSTVITDLGNEEQMHWDFGRVKQGVVLKHIFILSNDSGQDLIIKDVTTSCGCTVSKVKKKALKPKESTDIEVSFNTKGYFGKTRQFVYVATDNIEVPVIRFIVEAEIVK; encoded by the coding sequence ATGAAAAACATAAAGTTAAATCACCTTTGTATAAGCTTTTTACTTGTATTTGTACTTTTTTTTAGTAATGGCTTATTATATGCTAAAAGTACGGTTATTACTGATCTAGGTAACGAGGAACAGATGCATTGGGATTTTGGAAGAGTAAAGCAGGGGGTCGTATTAAAGCACATTTTTATTTTATCAAATGATTCAGGGCAGGACCTGATAATTAAAGACGTTACGACTTCTTGCGGTTGTACTGTTTCAAAGGTGAAGAAGAAAGCCCTTAAGCCTAAAGAGAGCACCGATATTGAAGTATCTTTTAACACAAAAGGATATTTTGGCAAAACCAGGCAGTTTGTTTATGTTGCCACAGATAATATAGAAGTTCCGGTTATACGTTTTATCGTTGAGGCTGAAATTGTAAAGTAG